Proteins encoded in a region of the Balaenoptera ricei isolate mBalRic1 chromosome 19, mBalRic1.hap2, whole genome shotgun sequence genome:
- the EDC4 gene encoding enhancer of mRNA-decapping protein 4 isoform X2: MASSCASIDIEDATQHLRDILKLDRPAGGPSAESQRPSNAYNGDLNGLLVPDPLCSGDGTSTNKPGLRAMPPINLQEKQVICLLGDDSSTCIGILAKEVEIVASSDSSISSKARGSNKVKIQPVAKYDWEQKYYYGNLIAVSNSFLAYAIRAANNGSAMVRVISVSTSERTLLKGFTGSVADLAFAHLNSPQLACLDEAGNLFVWRLALVNGKIQEEILVHIRQPEGTPLNHFRRIIWCPFIPEESEDCCEEGSPTVALLHEDRAEVWDLDMLRSNHSTWPVDVSQIKQGFIVVKGHSTCLSEGALSPDGTVLATASHDGFVKFWQIYIEGQDEPRCLHEWKPHDGRPLSCLLFCDNHKKQDPEVPFWRFLITGADQNRELKMWCTVSWTCLQTIRFSPDIFSSVSVPPSLKVCLDLSAEYLILSDVQRKVLYVMELLQNQEEGRACFSSISEFLLTHPVLSFGIQVVSRCRLRHTEVLPAEEENDSLGADGTHGVGAMESAAGVLIKLFCVHTKALQDVQIRFQPQLNPDVVAPLPTHPAHEDFAFGESRPELASEGLGSATHGSQPDLRRIVELPAPADFLSLSSETKPKLMTPDAFMTPSTSLQQIAASPSSSSSSSSSSSLTAVSAMSSTSAVDPSLPRPPEELTLSPKLQLDGSLTMSSSSSLQASPRSLLPGLLPSPADKLPPKGPGQVPTAASTLSLELQEVEPLGLPQASPSRTRSPDVISSASTALSQDIPEIASEALSRGFGSSAPEGLEPDSMASAASALHLLSPRPRPGPELGPQLSLDGGPGDGDRHSTPSLLEAALTQEATAPDSQVWPTAPDITRETCSSLAESPRNGLQEKHKSLAFHRPPYHLLQQHDSQDASAEQSDHDDEVASLASAAGGFGTRVPTPRLPAKDWKTKGSPRASPKLKRKGKKDDGNSSVGSRLTEHQVAEAPEDWPALIWQQQRELAQLRHSQEELLQRLCTQLEGLQSTVTGHVERALESRHEQERILVGSGAAWGGSSILGPGRDMGPAAALFLSYNAERRLERALAEGQQRGGQLQEQLTQQLSQALSSAVAGRLERSIRDEIKKTVPPCVSRSLEPVAGQLSNSVATKLTAVEGSMKENISKLLKSKNLTDAIARAAADTLQGPMQAAYREAFQSVVLPAFEKSCQAMFQQINDSFRLGTQEYLQQLESHMKSRKAREQEAREPVLAQLRGLVSTLQGATEQMAATVSSSVRAEVQHQLHVAVGSLQEAILAQVQRIVKGEVSVALKEQQAAVTSSIMQAMRSAAGTPVPATHLDCQAQQAHILQLLQQGHLNQAFQQALTAADLNLVLYVCETVDPGQVFGQPPCPLSQPVLLSLIQQLASDLGTRTDLKLSYLEEAVMHLDHSDPITRDHMGSVMAQVRQKLFQFLQAEPHNSLGKAARRLSLMLHGLMTPSLP, translated from the exons ATGGCCTCCTCCTGCGCGAGCATCGACATCGAGGACGCCACGCAGCACCTGCGGGACATCCTCAAGCTGGACCGGCCCGCGGGGG GTCCCAGTGCAGAGAGCCAGCGACCATCTAATGCCTACAATGGAGATCTCAATGGGCTCCTGGTCCCAGACCCCCTCTGCTCAGGTGATGGTACTTCAACAAACAAGCCTGGTCTCCGAGCCATGCCACCTATTAACCTGCAGGAAAAGCAGGTCAT CTGCCTCTTAGGAGACGACAGTTCCACCTGCATCGGGATTTTGGCCAAGGAGGTGGAGATTGTGGCCAGCAGTGACTCTAGCATCTCGAGCAAGGCACGGGGGAGCAACAAG GTGAAAATCCAGCCCGTCGCCAAGTATGACTGGGAGCAGAAATACTACTATGGCAACCTGATTGCTGTGTCCAACTCTTTCTTGGCCTATGCTATTCGGG CTGCCAACAACGGCTCAGCGATGGTACGGGTGATCAGTGTCAGCACTTCAGAGAGGACCCTGCTCAAAGGCTTCACAGGCAGCGTGGCTGATCTGGCCTTTGCACACCTCAATTCCCCACAGCTGGCCTGCCTGGATGAGGCAGGCAACCTGTTTGTGTGGCGCTTGGCCCTGGTTAATGGCAAAATTCA AGAAGAGATCTTGGTCCATATCCGACAGCCAGAGGGCACTCCACTGAACCACTTCCGCAGGATCATCTGGTGCCCCTTCATCCCCGAAGAGAGTGAGGACTGCTGTGAGGAGGGCAGCCCAACGGTGGCCCTGTTGCATGAGGACCGG GCTGAGGTATGGGACCTGGACATGCTCCGCTCCAACCACAGCACCTGGCCCGTGGATGTCAGCCAGATCAAGCAGGGCTTCATCGTGGTAAAAGGCCACAGCACA TGCCTAAGTGAAGGGGCCCTCTCACCTGATGGGACTGTCCTGGCTACCGCAAGTCATGATGGCTTCGTCAAGTTCTGGCAGATTTACATTGAGGGGCAGGATGAGCCAAG GTGTTTGCACGAGTGGAAGCCTCACGATGGGAGgcccctctcctgcctcctgtTCTGTGACAACCACAAGAAACAGGATCCTGA GGTCCCTTTCTGGAGGTTCCTCATTACTGGCGCTGACCAGAATCGGGAGCTAAAGATGTGGTGCACGGTGTCCTGGACCTGCCTGCAGACCATTCG CTTCTCCCCAGATATCTTCAGCTCAGTGAGTGTGCCCCCCAGCCTCAAGGTTTGCCTGGACCTCTCAGCAGAATACCTGATTCTCAGCGATGTGCAACGGAAG GTCCTCTACGTGATGGAACTGCTGCAGAACCAGGAGGAGGGCCGTGCCTGCTTCAGCTCCATCTCTGAGTTCCTGCTCACCCACCCTGTGCTGAGCTTCGGTATCCAGGTTGTGAGTCGCTGCCGGCTGCGGCACACTGAGGTGCTGCCAGCCGAGGAGGAGAATGACAGCCTAGGGGCTG ATGGGACCCACGGAGTTGGTGCCATGGAGTCTGCAGCCGGTGTGCTCATCAAGCTCTTTTGTGTGCACACTAA GGCATTGCAAGATGTACAGATCCGTTTCCAACCACAGCTGAACCCTGACGTGGTGGCCCCGCTCCCCACACACCCTGCCCATGAGGACTTTG CATTTGGAGAGTCTCGACCAGAACTGGCTTCTGAGGGCCTGGGATCGGCCACTCACGGCTCCCAGCCTGACCTCCGACGCATCGTGGAGCTGCCTGCACCTGCCGACTTCCTCAGTCTGAGCAGTGAGACCAAGCCCAAGCTGATGACACCTGATGCCTTCATGACACCTAGTACCTCCCTGCAGCAG ATCGCTGCGTCTcccagtagcagcagcagcagcagcagcagttccTCTCTTACAGCGGTGTCTGCCATGAGCAGTACTTCGGCCGTGGACCCCTCTTTGCCCAG GCCACCTGAGGAGCTGACCTTGAGCCCCAAGCTACAGCTGGATGGCAGTCTGACAatgagcagcagcagcagcctgcaGGCAAGCCCGCGTAGCCTCCTGCCTGGCCTGCTCCCAAGTCCGGCCGACAAATTGCCTCCCAAAGGGCCCGGGCAG GTGCCTACTGCTGCCTCTACACTATCCCTGGAGCTGCAGGAAGTGGAGCCCCTGGGGCTACCCCAGGCTTCCCCCAGCCGCACCCGCTCCCCCGATGTTATCTCCTCAGCTTCCACTGCCCTGTCCCAGGATATACCTGAGATCGCATCTGAGGCACTGTCCCGTGGCTTTggctcctctgctcctgaggGCCTGGAGCCGGACAGTATGGCCTCAGCTGCTTCAGCACTACACCTGCTGTCTCCACGGCCCCGGCCGGGACCCGAGCTTGGCCCCCAGCTTAGCCTGGATGGAGGCCCTGGGGATGGGGATCGGCATAGTACCCCTTCCCTCCTGGAGGCAGCCTTGACCCAGGAGGCCACGGCCCCTGACAGTCAGGTCTGGCCTACAGCACCAGACATTACTCGTGAGACCTGCAGCAGCCTGGCAGAGAG CCCCCGGAATGGCCTCCAGGAAAAGCACAAGAGCCTGGCCTTTCACCGACCACCTTATCACCTGCTGCAGCAACACGACAGTCAGGACGCCAGTGCCGAGCAAAG TGACCACGATGACGAGGTGGCCAGCCTGGCCTCTGCTGCAGGGGGCTTTGGCACCAGAGTTCCCACTCCACGTCTTCCTGCCAAGGACTGGAAGACTAAAGGATCCCCTCGGGCCTCACCCAAGCTCAAGCGAAAGGGCAAAAAGGATGACGG GAATTCATCCGTGGGATCCCGGCTCACAGAGCACCAG GTGGCAGAGGCCCCTGAGGACTGGCCAGCACTAATTTGGCAACAGCAGAGAGAGCTGGCGCAGCTTCGGCACAGCCAAGAAGAGCTGCTACAGCGTCTGTGCACCCAACTTGAAGGCCTGCAGAGCACTGTCACGGGCCACGTAGAACGTGCCCTAGAGTCACGGCACGAGCAGGAGCGTATCCTTGTGGGCAGTGGCGCAGCATGGGGTGGCAGCAGCATTCTTGGCCCAGGAAGGGATATGGGACCTGCTGCAGCCCTGTTCCTTAGCTACAATGCAGAGCGGCGACTGGAGCGGGCACTGGCCGAGGGACAGCAGCGTGGTGGGCAGCTGCAGGAGCAGCTGACGCAACAGCTGTCCCAAGCACTATCTTCAGCTGTGGCTGGGCGGCTGGAGCGCAGCATACGGGATGAGATCAAGAAGACGGTTCCTCCAT GTGTGTCTAGGAGTCTGGAGCCCGTGGCAGGCCAACTGAGTAACTCAGTGGCCACCAAACTCACAGCCGTGGAGGGTAGCATGAAAGAGAATATCTCCAAGCTGCTGAAGTCCAAG AACTTAACAGATGCCATTGCCCGAGCAGCCGCAGACACGTTACAGGGGCCAATGCAGGCCGCCTACCGTGAAGCCTTCCAGAGCGTGGTACTGCCCGCCTTCGAGAAGAGCTGCCAGGCCATGTTCCAGCAGATCAATGATAGCTTCCGACTGGGCACGCAGGAAT ACTTGCAGCAGCTGGAGAGCCACATGAAGAGCCGAAAGGCACGAGAACAGGAGGCGCGGGAGCCCGTGCTGGCCCAGCTGCGGGGCCTGGTCAGCACACTGCAGGGGGCCACTGAGCAGATGGCGGCTACCGTGTCCAGCAGTGTTCGGGCTGAGGTGCAGCACCAGCTGCACGTGGCTGTGGGCAG CCTGCAAGAGGCAATTTTAGCACAGGTGCAGCGCATTGTTAAGGGTGAGGTGAGTGTGGCACTCAAGGAGCAGCAGGCTGCCGTCACCTCTAGCATCATGCAGGCCATGCGCTCAGCCGCTGGCACACCTGTCCCTGCCACCCACCTCGACTGCCAAGCCCAGCAAGCCCATATCCTGCAGCTGCTGCAGCAGGGCCACCTCAATCAGGCTTTCCAGCAG GCCCTGACAGCTGCCGACCTGAACCTGGTGCTGTACGTGTGTGAAACTGTGGACCCAGGCCAGGTTTTTGGGCAGCCACCTTGCCCCCTCTCCCAGCCTGTACTCCTTTCACTCATCCAGCAACTGGCCTCTGACCTTGGCACTCGAACTGACCTCAAGCTCAG CTACCTGGAAGAGGCTGTGATGCACCTGGACCACAGTGACCCCATCACTCGGGACCACATGGGCTCTGTCATGGCCCAGGTGCGCCAGAAGCTCTTCCAGTTCCTGCAGGCGGAGCCACACAACTCACTTGGCAAAGCGGCCCGGCGTCTCAGCCTCATGCTGCACGGCCTTATGACCCCCAGCCTCCCTTAG
- the EDC4 gene encoding enhancer of mRNA-decapping protein 4 isoform X5, protein MASSCASIDIEDATQHLRDILKLDRPAGGPSAESQRPSNAYNGDLNGLLVPDPLCSGDGTSTNKPGLRAMPPINLQEKQVICLLGDDSSTCIGILAKEVEIVASSDSSISSKARGSNKVKIQPVAKYDWEQKYYYGNLIAVSNSFLAYAIRAANNGSAMVRVISVSTSERTLLKGFTGSVADLAFAHLNSPQLACLDEAGNLFVWRLALVNGKIQEEILVHIRQPEGTPLNHFRRIIWCPFIPEESEDCCEEGSPTVALLHEDRAEVWDLDMLRSNHSTWPVDVSQIKQGFIVVKGHSTCLSEGALSPDGTVLATASHDGFVKFWQIYIEGQDEPRCLHEWKPHDGRPLSCLLFCDNHKKQDPEVPFWRFLITGADQNRELKMWCTVSWTCLQTIRFSPDIFSSVSVPPSLKVCLDLSAEYLILSDVQRKVLYVMELLQNQEEGRACFSSISEFLLTHPVLSFGIQVVSRCRLRHTEVLPAEEENDSLGADGTHGVGAMESAAGVLIKLFCVHTKALQDVQIRFQPQLNPDVVAPLPTHPAHEDFAFGESRPELASEGLGSATHGSQPDLRRIVELPAPADFLSLSSETKPKLMTPDAFMTPSTSLQQIAASPSSSSSSSSSSSLTAVSAMSSTSAVDPSLPRPPEELTLSPKLQLDGSLTMSSSSSLQASPRSLLPGLLPSPADKLPPKGPGQVPTAASTLSLELQEVEPLGLPQASPSRTRSPDVISSASTALSQDIPEIASEALSRGFGSSAPEGLEPDSMASAASALHLLSPRPRPGPELGPQLSLDGGPGDGDRHSTPSLLEAALTQEATAPDSQVWPTAPDITRETCSSLAESPRNGLQEKHKSLAFHRPPYHLLQQHDSQDASAEQSDHDDEVASLASAAGGFGTRVPTPRLPAKDWKTKGSPRASPKLKRKGKKDDGNSSVGSRLTEHQVAEAPEDWPALIWQQQRELAQLRHSQEELLQRLCTQLEGLQSTVTGHVERALESRHEQEQRRLERALAEGQQRGGQLQEQLTQQLSQALSSAVAGRLERSIRDEIKKTVPPCVSRSLEPVAGQLSNSVATKLTAVEGSMKENISKLLKSKNLTDAIARAAADTLQGPMQAAYREAFQSVVLPAFEKSCQAMFQQINDSFRLGTQEYLQQLESHMKSRKAREQEAREPVLAQLRGLVSTLQGATEQMAATVSSSVRAEVQHQLHVAVGSLQEAILAQVQRIVKGEVSVALKEQQAAVTSSIMQAMRSAAGTPVPATHLDCQAQQAHILQLLQQGHLNQAFQQALTAADLNLVLYVCETVDPGQVFGQPPCPLSQPVLLSLIQQLASDLGTRTDLKLSYLEEAVMHLDHSDPITRDHMGSVMAQVRQKLFQFLQAEPHNSLGKAARRLSLMLHGLMTPSLP, encoded by the exons ATGGCCTCCTCCTGCGCGAGCATCGACATCGAGGACGCCACGCAGCACCTGCGGGACATCCTCAAGCTGGACCGGCCCGCGGGGG GTCCCAGTGCAGAGAGCCAGCGACCATCTAATGCCTACAATGGAGATCTCAATGGGCTCCTGGTCCCAGACCCCCTCTGCTCAGGTGATGGTACTTCAACAAACAAGCCTGGTCTCCGAGCCATGCCACCTATTAACCTGCAGGAAAAGCAGGTCAT CTGCCTCTTAGGAGACGACAGTTCCACCTGCATCGGGATTTTGGCCAAGGAGGTGGAGATTGTGGCCAGCAGTGACTCTAGCATCTCGAGCAAGGCACGGGGGAGCAACAAG GTGAAAATCCAGCCCGTCGCCAAGTATGACTGGGAGCAGAAATACTACTATGGCAACCTGATTGCTGTGTCCAACTCTTTCTTGGCCTATGCTATTCGGG CTGCCAACAACGGCTCAGCGATGGTACGGGTGATCAGTGTCAGCACTTCAGAGAGGACCCTGCTCAAAGGCTTCACAGGCAGCGTGGCTGATCTGGCCTTTGCACACCTCAATTCCCCACAGCTGGCCTGCCTGGATGAGGCAGGCAACCTGTTTGTGTGGCGCTTGGCCCTGGTTAATGGCAAAATTCA AGAAGAGATCTTGGTCCATATCCGACAGCCAGAGGGCACTCCACTGAACCACTTCCGCAGGATCATCTGGTGCCCCTTCATCCCCGAAGAGAGTGAGGACTGCTGTGAGGAGGGCAGCCCAACGGTGGCCCTGTTGCATGAGGACCGG GCTGAGGTATGGGACCTGGACATGCTCCGCTCCAACCACAGCACCTGGCCCGTGGATGTCAGCCAGATCAAGCAGGGCTTCATCGTGGTAAAAGGCCACAGCACA TGCCTAAGTGAAGGGGCCCTCTCACCTGATGGGACTGTCCTGGCTACCGCAAGTCATGATGGCTTCGTCAAGTTCTGGCAGATTTACATTGAGGGGCAGGATGAGCCAAG GTGTTTGCACGAGTGGAAGCCTCACGATGGGAGgcccctctcctgcctcctgtTCTGTGACAACCACAAGAAACAGGATCCTGA GGTCCCTTTCTGGAGGTTCCTCATTACTGGCGCTGACCAGAATCGGGAGCTAAAGATGTGGTGCACGGTGTCCTGGACCTGCCTGCAGACCATTCG CTTCTCCCCAGATATCTTCAGCTCAGTGAGTGTGCCCCCCAGCCTCAAGGTTTGCCTGGACCTCTCAGCAGAATACCTGATTCTCAGCGATGTGCAACGGAAG GTCCTCTACGTGATGGAACTGCTGCAGAACCAGGAGGAGGGCCGTGCCTGCTTCAGCTCCATCTCTGAGTTCCTGCTCACCCACCCTGTGCTGAGCTTCGGTATCCAGGTTGTGAGTCGCTGCCGGCTGCGGCACACTGAGGTGCTGCCAGCCGAGGAGGAGAATGACAGCCTAGGGGCTG ATGGGACCCACGGAGTTGGTGCCATGGAGTCTGCAGCCGGTGTGCTCATCAAGCTCTTTTGTGTGCACACTAA GGCATTGCAAGATGTACAGATCCGTTTCCAACCACAGCTGAACCCTGACGTGGTGGCCCCGCTCCCCACACACCCTGCCCATGAGGACTTTG CATTTGGAGAGTCTCGACCAGAACTGGCTTCTGAGGGCCTGGGATCGGCCACTCACGGCTCCCAGCCTGACCTCCGACGCATCGTGGAGCTGCCTGCACCTGCCGACTTCCTCAGTCTGAGCAGTGAGACCAAGCCCAAGCTGATGACACCTGATGCCTTCATGACACCTAGTACCTCCCTGCAGCAG ATCGCTGCGTCTcccagtagcagcagcagcagcagcagcagttccTCTCTTACAGCGGTGTCTGCCATGAGCAGTACTTCGGCCGTGGACCCCTCTTTGCCCAG GCCACCTGAGGAGCTGACCTTGAGCCCCAAGCTACAGCTGGATGGCAGTCTGACAatgagcagcagcagcagcctgcaGGCAAGCCCGCGTAGCCTCCTGCCTGGCCTGCTCCCAAGTCCGGCCGACAAATTGCCTCCCAAAGGGCCCGGGCAG GTGCCTACTGCTGCCTCTACACTATCCCTGGAGCTGCAGGAAGTGGAGCCCCTGGGGCTACCCCAGGCTTCCCCCAGCCGCACCCGCTCCCCCGATGTTATCTCCTCAGCTTCCACTGCCCTGTCCCAGGATATACCTGAGATCGCATCTGAGGCACTGTCCCGTGGCTTTggctcctctgctcctgaggGCCTGGAGCCGGACAGTATGGCCTCAGCTGCTTCAGCACTACACCTGCTGTCTCCACGGCCCCGGCCGGGACCCGAGCTTGGCCCCCAGCTTAGCCTGGATGGAGGCCCTGGGGATGGGGATCGGCATAGTACCCCTTCCCTCCTGGAGGCAGCCTTGACCCAGGAGGCCACGGCCCCTGACAGTCAGGTCTGGCCTACAGCACCAGACATTACTCGTGAGACCTGCAGCAGCCTGGCAGAGAG CCCCCGGAATGGCCTCCAGGAAAAGCACAAGAGCCTGGCCTTTCACCGACCACCTTATCACCTGCTGCAGCAACACGACAGTCAGGACGCCAGTGCCGAGCAAAG TGACCACGATGACGAGGTGGCCAGCCTGGCCTCTGCTGCAGGGGGCTTTGGCACCAGAGTTCCCACTCCACGTCTTCCTGCCAAGGACTGGAAGACTAAAGGATCCCCTCGGGCCTCACCCAAGCTCAAGCGAAAGGGCAAAAAGGATGACGG GAATTCATCCGTGGGATCCCGGCTCACAGAGCACCAG GTGGCAGAGGCCCCTGAGGACTGGCCAGCACTAATTTGGCAACAGCAGAGAGAGCTGGCGCAGCTTCGGCACAGCCAAGAAGAGCTGCTACAGCGTCTGTGCACCCAACTTGAAGGCCTGCAGAGCACTGTCACGGGCCACGTAGAACGTGCCCTAGAGTCACGGCACGAGCAGGAGC AGCGGCGACTGGAGCGGGCACTGGCCGAGGGACAGCAGCGTGGTGGGCAGCTGCAGGAGCAGCTGACGCAACAGCTGTCCCAAGCACTATCTTCAGCTGTGGCTGGGCGGCTGGAGCGCAGCATACGGGATGAGATCAAGAAGACGGTTCCTCCAT GTGTGTCTAGGAGTCTGGAGCCCGTGGCAGGCCAACTGAGTAACTCAGTGGCCACCAAACTCACAGCCGTGGAGGGTAGCATGAAAGAGAATATCTCCAAGCTGCTGAAGTCCAAG AACTTAACAGATGCCATTGCCCGAGCAGCCGCAGACACGTTACAGGGGCCAATGCAGGCCGCCTACCGTGAAGCCTTCCAGAGCGTGGTACTGCCCGCCTTCGAGAAGAGCTGCCAGGCCATGTTCCAGCAGATCAATGATAGCTTCCGACTGGGCACGCAGGAAT ACTTGCAGCAGCTGGAGAGCCACATGAAGAGCCGAAAGGCACGAGAACAGGAGGCGCGGGAGCCCGTGCTGGCCCAGCTGCGGGGCCTGGTCAGCACACTGCAGGGGGCCACTGAGCAGATGGCGGCTACCGTGTCCAGCAGTGTTCGGGCTGAGGTGCAGCACCAGCTGCACGTGGCTGTGGGCAG CCTGCAAGAGGCAATTTTAGCACAGGTGCAGCGCATTGTTAAGGGTGAGGTGAGTGTGGCACTCAAGGAGCAGCAGGCTGCCGTCACCTCTAGCATCATGCAGGCCATGCGCTCAGCCGCTGGCACACCTGTCCCTGCCACCCACCTCGACTGCCAAGCCCAGCAAGCCCATATCCTGCAGCTGCTGCAGCAGGGCCACCTCAATCAGGCTTTCCAGCAG GCCCTGACAGCTGCCGACCTGAACCTGGTGCTGTACGTGTGTGAAACTGTGGACCCAGGCCAGGTTTTTGGGCAGCCACCTTGCCCCCTCTCCCAGCCTGTACTCCTTTCACTCATCCAGCAACTGGCCTCTGACCTTGGCACTCGAACTGACCTCAAGCTCAG CTACCTGGAAGAGGCTGTGATGCACCTGGACCACAGTGACCCCATCACTCGGGACCACATGGGCTCTGTCATGGCCCAGGTGCGCCAGAAGCTCTTCCAGTTCCTGCAGGCGGAGCCACACAACTCACTTGGCAAAGCGGCCCGGCGTCTCAGCCTCATGCTGCACGGCCTTATGACCCCCAGCCTCCCTTAG